TTTTCTGTTCCCTAGTTCTCAGGTGAGGATAACAAAATCTCTTCTGTGGGACATTCTACAGTCTCTTGAGTCCCTCCTGCCCGTGTGTTTTGTCTGGTGGCTGAATCACAGGCAGGGCAGTGGAGGGAAATCATTGCAGTGTCCAGCACAGATTTGTGAATCACTGTTCTTTCACAGCATTCAATGGTAGTTACCCAAGCCAAGAAATAATACTTTCCTGAATGAAGTTTTTCTGGGAAAACATTATTCAAAggtttcttcttcttcttttttctttcttttttttttttttttcctggaggaaagagagaaaaatatcaCCATGGCAACTTTCAAATGAAAGCATCTTCGAGTGGCGGTGTattagcacttttttttttaattaagaaaaccTCCCCCTCTAAATACAATCTAGAAATTTCACTTCATCTCAAGACAGGTGATTCATTAAGTCCTTTCATAAGGAATGCAGGATTTTTTTGGGCTGACTACAATCTCAACCCTCCAGTAATTTCTAACAGAGATCCTGGGCAGGTTGGACAGTTGAGGGGGGAAAAGACCTCACAGTGCCATTTGTATGTGGTGGTTTAAGGAAAACAGGTACAGAAAGAACAGTTACATTGATGAATTCTGTTAGTTATAAAAAAGTACAGTTTACATTAAAAAAGATTTGTCATGCAGttctcttttctgtgctgtcagACAGCTTCCAACTAAACTTATAAAGAAAAGGCTGCCATAAACGTGGCTGTTTCTCCTGCAACATGACACAGTGCACCAGATGATTTATGTCTCACAATACTCATTGCAAACTAGAGTTGTTAACCTTGGCTGAATTCTTGTGTGGGtattttccctctctcctgaaTCCTGACTATGCTGTTCTTCACACCTCCTTGTCTCACATCCCAGCAAACTTTTCAGCACGGAGCCTTGATTTGCTTGATTTGTGCTCTTCTCTGTCCTTAATTGCTCTgcaatttttctcatttaaccCGTTGTTTGTGTTTCCCAGAAATCCCTAGCTATACACAAGTAGAAAGGCTGCTCCTCTGACTTCCCATTTCCCACAGAAGCTAACCAGATAACTACAcgattttacattttaattttgtttcgTTACAATTCCACACAAACACAGTGTTATTTAATGGACTACAGCTTTTTGCCTGCAGTTATGCTCATTTTGTTTCATACAAAAGAGATGTTTCTCACCTCATTATCCTGTTCCACACAGTTAGAGACCAACCCCATTTTCCTGTTCCCTTGCTTCTATTCAGAATGAAAGGTTGTGCCATAGTTTGCTGTATCTTAGACTTTTCAAGCATATTTTGGTGGATTCAGTCCTTCAAAGATAAACTCTCTGGGCTACTAAAGAGGCctgattttaaagctttttgtaGTAAATGATGTGAATTTCATTTTGTGTCATGATACTAATGCAAAGGGGAGATGGTAAAATAATTTATCAGCATTAGGGTCTGCAATCTTATGAATCAACTACAAATATTCTCATTCTCTCTGCTCTTATTTGAGGTAAAATTGCCCATTTAGCTTGAGAGGTATGCTGGGGCACTTTAGACTTAAGTCTTCATGCCCTTGTgactgggatagagttaattttcttccaagtACCTGGTACAATGCTGTGTTTTAGAACTGgaatgagaataatgttgataacactCAATTTTAGTCATTGCTAAGTAGAGTTTATGCTGATATACGATGACATTTTATCCTAAGATTGACCATTTTTGCTACCagtattcaagaaaaaaaatcctcaaagtGCCAAATAAATTAGGACTAAATTTTTGTctattttgcagaaaacaacTGATTCAACCAAGGTCAGGCATAATCCAAATTCGGTAGTATTTTTTACTTACCCATTCTGCCCAGCACCTTCCCCTTCAGAGGCTCTTATGAACATGATGGTGAAAGGTCCTTCCTTGTCTTTTTTGTATCCTTTTTCATTTTGAGGAGTCCAAATGCTGTTACTACAAGAGATTAAACTGTGATATGCAGTTGCAGATGCATTTTGAGACAAATTTCTCCCCCAGAATGTTGGAGAATCTTCTTTAGAAGCATTTTTGTAGGTAGCACTGAAGTTCTAAGTGCAAAGTATCTGGTTTAGTAGCCAATCTCTCACGAACAATTCCACTGTGTAAGCACAGAGGAGAAAGTAATGTAACTTCTATGGAGCAGGATGGTTATTTACCTGAAAATCTATGTTGGCATTCAGGAGCATGGGCATAAACCCAGCTGAAAACTCTGCTACAGGTACCTGCTGCTACCATTTGCATTTTCTCTAGCTGATCAGAATGCAAAGTGCAGCTTTCCTTTACAGCATTTAAATTTAACATTTCCCATGTTTCTACTTCTGAAgcaattccttcttttttctttcttttctctttttttttttttttttgaaggacaAAACCCCCACTCATCTCCTGCCTTCATGTAACTGAAAATATCTCTCAGATTCATAAGATTTTATGGTTGCTGTAGATTATTTTGCATAATTTAGATGAAACATGAATATTTCAGGTCTCATTTTAAACTGTGTGCAGTTTCAGGATACACAGGTCACAGTGAGGACAAAGTAGGTTTCTTGTAGTTTTCATCCAGCTAAAGATGAACGACTTGACAATAATGCAAATTTATGTACTGTGCACATGTGaaaattttaaacaagaaaataatttgactAAAACTCTGAGCAGGATGTAGTGCTGAGAGTGAACTCAAGCTCTGTATTACACTTAGTAAAAGTGACTTTTCAACAACAACGTGGTTCAGTAAGATAAAGAGCTACAAATGATCCTCTGCCCTCTTTGGGACCTGAGGGGTTTTGCCAGTACCTTTCCTAACAGTTCAGTGCTCAAACCACAACCTACCcctaaaggcaaaaaaaaaatcatccataATTGTGTTCTCATTCCCTGTTGGGTATTTGTTGCTAtgataaaaatatcaaaaataatatttacaaaGAGTGCTTAACAACAAATGTATAGATCAGGACACATTTTGCTAAATAAACTTTAGCTCTGGCTCTATTTTGTGTGTCTTATTAATGCCTTTTACATTTTGAATCTCCTGTTATTCTCACTGCATTTTTATCTGTGAGAACTTACTCCGAAAGGCCTCTTAACTAATTATTACATGTTGCATCCTGAAGGCTGTCATTTAGGGATAATGCTCAAATCTAACCATCTGTGCCCCACAAATGAGTTCTTTGCTGTTTACTTTTTCTTTACTGTGTATTTGAGCTAAATTAATTTTGCCACTAGCAAAACTTAAGGAGTCTCTAAGTCCATCACTGTGTTTGACAAGCTAATATTTAGCATTAATATCATATATCCTTGCATTGAGGAAACATTAAGTTTATCTTCTGCAATTTGAGGAGTGATTGATACCTTGGAAAGTCTGACATTGCATGGAAGgatgaaaagagaaagcagcatGTATTAGCTTTCTTTTCTGGCTGGATTTTACCATTTGGTAAATATGAGGTCTGTAGCCAAGTGCAGGACACATCTTCACAAGGCAGTGGTCTGAGCTCTGGGCCTCAAGCATGCTTTGCAAAAAAAGTAAAGgtcaaaggaaatatttaatttcttacGTTTCAAGTTCTGATGTTTAAGGTATTGAGTGGAATAGCAATGACTCTCTGACCTTTTGGCAAAATTTTCAAACAGGCATTGCAAACTTTACTCTCTAGTGTAAATGCCAATTAGCAGGAACatgcaggggaaggaaggacTGTCAAAGCAAATCAACAACTactaaagcaaacaaagaacATATAAATACAAGATGTGATTAAACTCAGAGAGTTTCCTGCCATGCTGATTACTGAGAATACGCTTTTGAAGGTTAACATTTCTCTGATACAAGCAGAATAAGCCATGGAGGATAGTACTCCACAAGAATGTCacacaacaaaaccaagaaaagctTCAGTTCATGGTGGGAGGTAGGTGAAAGGGAATTAACCAAATAGGAATCCTATTTAAAGATATGTGCCAGTTTTAATGCTGAGAAAAAATGCTTTAGCCAGCCTAACTCTAGCTAAATACAAAACTTCTAAGAAAAGTACTCTATGTCATAAAAGCTTAAACATTTAACAAATGAAGGCATGGTTTGGCTCTCAGCCAGACAAGCATTCAGCCGTGTGATTCAGTTCAAGACCTGGTAATTCCACTGGCTTCCTTTCTGCTTCAGTAAGTATAAGCCACACAGAAAGCTCACTCTGCCTTAAAGCCTTCAGACTTTGAGAGCTGCTGATAACACCTGGTGGAGCTTGAGGACAGATTTCCAAGAATTCTGTGCAAAGATTGGTGGCAAGTAGAAGAGGAACTACAATGGGTTCAGGCACCATGACAGTGTAGAAGCAACTCTCTAATAGCTGCAGCATCAAATGACATTTGGAAGTTACCAGAGGTGTAAAATAAGTTTCTTTGGCAGTGTGTTTGAGGGCTGTACCTATAGGTAGGATCTGTACCAGAGTTTCTTATTGTCTCAGAGAACATTAATGTGGTTCTGTCTTTATCAATTTGAATAATTACATTCTGGCACTCAGATATTCAGGACACAGCAACTAGAAGTTATTTGTTTTTACTATCACAGCTGTTACTTGTCTCCAGTCACTTCAGAAAGTGGatttggaattttatttttacactttaaaagaattttagGTATTTTACATTAGTTAATCAAACCTTTCTCTTGCATTATGTTCcataaattttctttgtttccctttgGTTGTTTCCTGTAAGAAGTCTAAAGGAACTTAGGAATGAAAGAGCAGAGAGTGAATCTGTGCCTTTGACTTTCAGCATTTACTCCATGACAAGGCACTGAGAACATGTCTTTCCTCTAAAACTTACTCATAATCCATGAAAATTTGATTTCAAAATTACTTATTTAAGGGCTCAATATGGAAACCTCTATCTAGTTCAGAAGTACTGCTTTCTTTATGGGCTCCATTCCTCTTCCAGTCACTTCCATTAGTTTATGAAATCTTTACTCTCCATGGCTTCTCCCTtgcaaaaaaatagaaaagaacttTCTTTTGGTACAAGACTAGggaaaaattgattttcttcTCAGTCTTATGGACATTCTGACATTCTCTGTGGTTCTGAGCAGAGAGAAGGAGCTCCAATATTATGCACAATACAAAACTTTAAATAGATGCAGCACTCTGGTTGTGCAGCTACTTGGTACTTTGTCCCCTTGAAGGTAATTGCACTAGAGCAAGAGGACACAACAATTAATTAGTGGAGCCAACAAGCAGAGAATAGCACAACAAGAGCCACGGGGTGAGGTTTTGTTGGGGGAGGAAGCTGAGTTCTCTAAAGGAGACTCTAATTATCGTGGCAAAAGAAACACTGAAGAGGAATTGCTGCAACAATGCAAATGACTGGGTGTAAAACTCAGCTCTGCATGATGTGGACAGTACTTGAATCTGGATGTGAAAAGACCCCTACTTTATACATGAGATGTTGCTCAATAAAATGTGAAAGGACTAGAGAAAGCTGGAGATGATGGTAAGAGTTTAGAGGGAAGTTTGCAGCAgtaacagagaaaagaagatttAAAGTACTTTGCTGCACAGGAAGTCAGAGAGAAAATGCTGAGGACATGTGTTTGTAGAACAGGGGAGAAGAAGAGACTgactataataataataataataaaaataatatgcaagaaGTCTATTGCACTACAGAATGAagatgggaaatgggaaaatagATTGTTACAAGAGAGAGGTGTTTGAGATCGCTGATTTGCTCATGGgaacaaggaaaggaaagggctgatcaaggaaaaaaaaatctgtgtgctAGAAGtcaagaaattacagaaaatttgaGAGTAACCAAAAATTAAGAATGTTAGACTTCAgggctctggggttttttatgggGTGGGGGTTTTCTGCAAATGGTGAATGACTCTCAGGACATTCCAAGATTTTGAAAGAAGTGGCAGGGGAACATATTGAGGTCTGAGCCACCAGCATGATACAGTCATGAAGAAAACACTGGCAGTAGTTCCCTTTTTCCCatagaaactgaaaatattacCAGCAGCTGCTAAAATCCCCATAAAATCTGAGTACATTTATGTTTCCGGTCATTCATTTTCAAGAACAAGGAAGCAGATGAGGAATAGAGATATAAATGAATTGAATGTGGAAATTTATGTGCGATTAGGTAATTACACTATTTCAGCTATATCTTTGGGGctggaaacaaaattattgtTTTAGTGTATCTagagcattttctgtttaagaaAGTAGCAAATATTTGTTACAAATACTCTCCACAAGTCCTGTCATACGATTATTACTCTCCTGGTTCTTCTTAATTAAGATGGCTTTCAACAGTGAGCTGCAATCCTGACAGTGCATGGACTGACCTCCCATTTGGATATTTTACCACAGCACAGTGCCAGCTCTTGGTTTGTTATCTTCTCTGATccacttttaaatatttacttgcaAGTTTTCAGGTAAAGAAACTATTACTGAAGAAACCTCATTTGGGTCAGTTATAGTAGTGTGTGTGTGATAAGGAATAAAACCTTGGGTCAAAGCACTGCACTGCAGTACATGATTAACCTAAGCCTGTGAGGAACTTTATCAGCTAAATCAAAGGGCTCGTGACTCTGGAATAAAGGTTaccaggctgtgcacagggaaGTGTTTCCTGGTGGGCAATGCACAGCTTCTCACAGCTTTTCCTTATTTCCAGTTGCCAAACTCCACTGAGGAAATTCTTAAATGCATCACTGCCCACTATTAGACACACATACACTGTGTAAAGAAATGTAAGTATATACTCtatctaaatattttatttaacatttgTATACATAACTAGAGTTTTTGATGCATTCAATGTAGAGTCTCACACATATGCCACCACAATATTGCAGTTATGTAGGTAATTCATTGAATTAGGGTAACAAATGGTAGCCAGGGGAGAGGTGGAAAACAAAAGTTGTTTAATATTGCCTCTGCATTAAATTGCAACCTGCAGTATGAACTGATAAATAAATAGGGAGCCCAGGATGAGTTCAGGTTTTCACAGTGTGCCCTCAGCATCTGATTTTCTACCAACAGTTTGGTAAAGTGATTATGTATTTCTCCAAGCTACAAATCAGTTGGTCTTTCCAGCTACACACCATAGGGTCTTGTCTTTATTTGGAGTCTTGGCAGATTGGTTAATTAAGCCAGTACTAAAGCAAAATTCAGTGTAATCTAATAGTGACAAGGTATGACTGTGGTTGTGTCTTTCAGAAAACCTGCCTGGGCAGTGTTTGTCTGCAGTACCCGCTGTATCTGAACAGCCATTGCTTCTGCCTTGTGAAGAATGGGATGGGACTAATCCTCTTCTTCCTATGGTAACAACAGAGTCAATGCCAATCACACAGCAGCTACAAGTTATTTGTTTTTACTATCACAGCTGTCTCCAGTCACTTCAGAAAGTGGATTTGGAACTTTATTTTTACACTTTAAAAGAATTTTGGGTATTTTACATCAGTTAATCAAACCTTTCTCTTGCATTATGTTCCATAAATCTGgccttttaaaaaacccacattgTTCATACAGTGTGTGATATGAGATACAGTTTTTAGTGTACCtatgtgattctatgatttgtCAGATATGCTTGCTTGCCCCAGACATTTACCATATCTATTTACATGTAAACAATGTATCTGTAATATCTTATaatgctgaggtttttttcagcatAAACCATGTAGATACCTCCTGTAAAGCCTGATGGTCACTGTGTTTcttctgttccagtgcttaTGTACCAAAGACAGAAGCAGGTCATTGCAAGTGGGAAGCAGTTCTGAAAGATTTGGAAAGGATCAAGACATCCAAAGTAAGTTCATAAAACAGTCAGCATTTCATATAATCACAGAAGAAGacttaataaaatatttagcgCTGCACTCAGCTAACAAGTGTGAGtgggagggacagggatggtGTTTGTTAGCAAATGCTTATAATTCCAACTCTTGTTTTCTTGTAGGATATTGATGTCAGTTTATACACTGCAGACGTAGATGAGGATGTAAGTAAACCTGACATATGACCACAACTAATTCTGAATGTGGTGGCTTCATTTCCTTACTAGAAATCATCTCCTAAAGCAGACTTGTTCTAACTTAACAAGTGTGTctaaaatcaaataatttgcCTTGGAATAAATAGTTCTTCCGATCAAAGTGCTTATGATAAATTAAGCAAGCAGGtattaattgtttttatttagtCACCTGCTACTAAAATTGATCAATTTAGGGGATGATCAAGGCCGTGTTGtacagggctttgagcaatgTGGCCTGCAGAGAGGAGTCCCCGTGCACAGCAGAGAGGTTGAAGTACaggatctttaaggttccttccaacccaaactactCTGTGATTGTGTGGTTCAAAATTATTGTATCAAAGCAAACAATGCTGGGATTAATTTGTAATTTAAGGGAGCATTACCTACTGCCTCTACTCCCTTACCCATTCTGAATTCAGATCTCTGAGTTAAAACTACTAAGagtaatattaatttaattccaCTATGTTTAGTTATATGCCAGGTTCCTATcctaattaattattttcctgtgttcttcACTAGGACACTACATTTCACCTAATTTTAGCAAACGGCCTGGCCTTTTTGTTCTTAGCTCTCAGCCCATCTCTGCAGATATTCCAATGTATTTGAATAGTAAGAAAAGATGCCCAGTAAGTAAAAATTGCCTCTTTGTGGCTGATTTTATCTTAGATTACATCTCACTTATATCATACTTGTGGTTTAAATGAATCATCAATTATGTCCTACATTTGCTTATTCCTTTTTAATCATAAAACTATTGCAacttgtttttggttttttttttaggacGAATGCCAAGAACTTGTAATAAGGTGCTTTTTCTTAGAGACACAAGTGATAGTTGAAGAATGTCATATCAAAAACTGTAGCAAAACACAGGATGTGTGGAATatatggaaaaatggaaatcaaagccttgaaaaaaaaaaggtaagcaACACTAACAGTCTGtggaaaaaagacaaatcaaAAATGTTTCTCCAGTAGCAGAAACACCTCTTTTGTTACATAAccagcaggagggaagagaTGAAAACTAATGAGATTCCAGTAACCTGTGCATGTAATAATGAAAAATCAGAGATCAGTGGTTTTTAGAAAAACCCTTTCAGGATTCCCATCAAAGCCAATACTTCTGTGCATGCTGACATTTATCAGGGTGTTTGAATGTGTGTGTACAAATGACAGTTTGCAGGTTCAGTACCTGCAGGTATGTTAGACACACACAGAAAAGTATCTTAATTTTCATTGGCACCTTTCACTGAATGATCCTATTCAAAAAGTGAGCCAGGAAATGCACAGACCATAACTACCATGGAAACCTCCACTAATATTTTCTGTAGACCTTACCTGAATTAGAATTATTCCCCAAAACAGGGCAAAAATTTAATTCTCTATCAGAACCAATGGATCGGTATCCTGCTTCACtattgcattttgtttttcagtcgACTTccacaaaatcagaaaaatgcaaagaatgtgaagaatatgaagaaaaaaattttacagaatttgTACACAATTTTGTAAAGGTTATACAGAGGGACTGCAAAAACTGACCAAAACACACAACCTGGGAAACAAGATTCTTAAATGAACACCTGCAGAGAAATTAGATTATTaccaaaaataaaccagaaaaagaaagtaatttacaATCCACTTGGTTATCTCTTAATGTATCTCTTTCTATTGTTGTTTTCAGGTAAACTTAATTACTTCTTCTACCCAAGAATTCAAAgtcaaataattaaaatatttatgtaaagactcttccttgccttttcctccttttgtgataacatatttaatgCTAACATTAATTCAAACAGTGTACCTGTGCCACAGATAAAACTGAGAAatcattctttttaaaagttgcctttcccagcttttctgAGGGTCACATTTGTCTTGCAGTTAACTGGAAATGCAGAGTCTTGCAGTAGTACAGGACATATTTGTAATCCCAGCTTGGGGATCTTTTGAGCCATTAGTTTCCCAATGAGCAAAAATTTTCTCtatcaagaaaagaaaaaaaaatctaatatttCTTATGATTGATAGAATCTACTGCTTTTCAATGGAGTACAGAGAAATGAAACCATAGTTTTGGTCAGTCTCAAGGCATTCAGGTGAGTTTATGCAGTCAGTGGCACATGGAACTCCCCAATCCTCTGAATAGCAGGTGTTAATTACAGTCCATTAGGACAGCTGGGAATTTCTTCTCCTCATTAACCTTAATTGTGGCTTTTTACATTCTATTTTCCAagaatcttctttttcttttattggtTGAAGATAACAAATGAGAGATTATATTTCCTTTGGTTGTTCCTTTGGCAAGCTTGCTATAACTAATTCAAAGACAATTAGATCATGATGAATAATTCCTGcaactttttttctgtgacaaGCTTCCTGCTTTCATGCACcatttgatattttaaagttttaactGAAGTCCTCAGACAACATTTCTCCCTCTCACACTTCCTACTGCAGGCCAGTAGCCAGGCTTTATTTTACCCCAGACAATATTCCTAGCAGTAGGTATCAGTCATTTGGATAAGTTAACTTAACCAAAATCCCTTGGCTGTACTGTAGTTTTATCACATCACATGAATCCTTTTTAGGACCTCATCCTCCAGTCTTTTATGCCACTCATAAATTATGAAGATCTATCTGGGACAACTTAAGACAGAATTCATTGAATTTCTGAAGTTGTTTGTAAGTTTTAAGTTCTCCAGCTATAACAGATAAGAAGCAGATATTAAACATTGGCCTAAAGACCTaaaggagtttttttttttgtcagtttaATGTCCCCTTTTTTCCCATCATGACCTTCTGGGATCTTCTGAAAGCACTGATAATTCTGAATAGTCTGTGAATTATTTCAGCATTGGTGAAGGAACCTCAAGCAGACAAACTTCCACGAGGCAGGCATCAATCCTGTCAGAGCTGGGGCATAACCTTCCCACATTTGTGCTCGTGTAAGGTCACAGCTCTTGGTGACTGACAGAAAGTCAAGCCATGGAAACGATGCCTTGCCCTCCTCaatacagaagaaaaggcaCCATCACCAGTGGCTCTTTGGAAACAGCTCTTGAGAAGCTCTTGAGTCATTTCTGTCTGTGCAGTGGAGCTCCTCAAGTCCCATTTCCAGCTGTGACACTGTTGTGGAGCACAGTGGTtacacagataatttttttcttggaaagctgccttaaaataaacatttcaaagTTGTGTTCCCTGGACTTTATCAAAGGCCTCTATGCcaatacaaataaaaagaaaggggTTGGGAGGCTAACAGGCATAGCACAGCCTATTTGGGTTTGGTCACAGCAATTTATGAGTCTGCATTTAGTCCCAGAAAGCAAGGAGTAATTTTAAGCTGCATAGATATAAATGGACAGGATAAAAATAATAGCATTTCTGACAAATATGCTATAAGGAGTCACAGGGAAAGGATGAGGGCATAGAAAGTATGCTTTTCCCCCTCTAGTCCTTAAAGTTATTTCAACCACTAAATATTTAAGTTGGCAATATTTGGAATTTAACACTTGGATATCTGCGACTACTGTCACTAAGCTGTTACCTGCATCTTCCAAGCCTGCACACCATGACCTGCTCAAGGAGCACTGAATGTTGAAACCAGAGCATCCTTTTGCCCTGAGCAGCTACGAAGAGCATTTCAAGTGCAAACCACCTCAGCAATGTAATCACTACCACCGAAATTACTCTGTAAGCACAACAATCATCCTGGGAAACTGAGGAAGGGAACACACAGCTGTTTTCTTAGCTGAGACTAGCAAATCTCGAGGTTCTGAGGAGAAGAGAGTAAGAATTGAGTAACATATTCACTGTTTACAATGCCAGTGTGTGCAGGGAATAGTTTTGTTTATTAATGATAGGAAACAAGATCTGCCTTTACTCTTCCTACTTTCTTGTTTCATGGTAAAAACCACTATATGTGATTCCTTCTGCAGCCCTCTTCTCTTTAATGGAGTTACACTGCACAAGAGTTCAGGCATGGGGACTTATGTTGTAACTTGTAATTTGAACAGTGCAGCTGGACAACATTTCTGCTAAGAAAAGGTGCTAACTTCAAACAATATTCATTCATAGTTGTTGCTACAACAAAAATATTCCAAGAGAGCTCAGAAATCTAATCATGCTTAAGATCACTATTGGCTGTTTTCTGGTTTGTAAGCAGAgctgcaaattatttttttttacttgaaaatattttcttccgGAAACTTATTGCATCTTCAGAAACAACATCTGAAGCAACTTCTGAAGCTGCAGTTTTATTATAAGTCTACAGATGTTATTgtaaaaaagagaataaaaactATTTATCAAAAATCATATAGTGGAGTAGTCTGCATTTTTCTCAATTCCTAGGAAAATGCCTCGTGGCATACTAGCACATGTAAAGAGTGTATGGATTACATTTATACTCAAACTTTCTCAGGACTTGAGGGAAATTTACAGTGGTTTTTATTCTGTATTCCAAAAAGGATTATTGGAGTTTTCAACTTTCATTATCttcaaacaaactaaaaaaggCAACTTCTACTGAAAATACCTAACCAGCTCTCCAGCCACCCACGTGTCTTGCAGGCAAACACTTTTGGAAGTCCCTCTGCTGAGGACAGGAGTGAGTGAAAAGATGGGGATGAGTTTGGCCCAGAGGTCAACCCACAGCACCCATTCTGTAAGTGCAAAGCTGCTGCCCTTTGGTGCCTGAGCTCAGAGCCTGCAAATCACAGAGAGCCCTCATCACCCTTCACTGCACACAAATGACCTCTCGGTCTATTGTTCCATCCTCAGCATATTCAGTGTACTCAGTAGTACTCAGTGTGCTACTCAGCATATTCAGCGCACCAAGCACATTCTGGAGCCAACATGAATTAAAGATTAACGGTGACAAACCGAACTTTTCAACCGAATATCCAAAGGGAAAATACCAATTAAGCAATGCTGCAGTTCCAAGCAGACAAAGCACGTGTTCGAGTAACAGCTTTCCAAACTACGTGGCCAGGAGTAATTTGTAAGCTTTACACTCAGGTTAACAAACTGGATCTGATTCTCCTGTGCTCTCATTTCTATGTCTGTGCAGTCCCAGAGAGGGTTTCTTACCAAAGCCAGGGTTAATGAACAAATGTGTGCAGttctctcctccctgcagaggaaAAATAGGTTTGGACTGTGAATGTCCTCTGACTATCAAAAGGAAAGCTACTCTGAAAGATTAGTCTGAGCTCTCAGGAGTATTGGAGGCTTAAGCTGCACATTAGTGTTTAGTATTTCACTAgaacagttaaaaaaacaacaaatggaaaatttttGCCGCATTCTGACCCTTCGCATGTTGGACGATTTCCCAAGCAACTTCTAAGAAATTAAAGGGGATAGGTCACAGCAATAGTTGCAGTAAATAAAATCTCAGTCTGGCTCAGTGA
This sequence is a window from Prinia subflava isolate CZ2003 ecotype Zambia chromosome 18, Cam_Psub_1.2, whole genome shotgun sequence. Protein-coding genes within it:
- the IL15 gene encoding interleukin-15 isoform X3 is translated as MARPTQNSAGALGRLQSQKTCLGSVCLQYPLYLNSHCFCLVKNGMGLILFFLCAYVPKTEAGHCKWEAVLKDLERIKTSKDIDVSLYTADVDEDDTTFHLILANGLAFLFLALSPSLQIFQCI
- the IL15 gene encoding interleukin-15 isoform X1, with the translated sequence MARPTQNSAGALGRLQSQKTCLGSVCLQYPLYLNSHCFCLVKNGMGLILFFLCAYVPKTEAGHCKWEAVLKDLERIKTSKDIDVSLYTADVDEDDECQELVIRCFFLETQVIVEECHIKNCSKTQDVWNIWKNGNQSLEKKKSTSTKSEKCKECEEYEEKNFTEFVHNFVKVIQRDCKN
- the IL15 gene encoding interleukin-15 isoform X2 yields the protein MLQQAECWGWHGQHRTLLEHWAGCRVSAYVPKTEAGHCKWEAVLKDLERIKTSKDIDVSLYTADVDEDDECQELVIRCFFLETQVIVEECHIKNCSKTQDVWNIWKNGNQSLEKKKSTSTKSEKCKECEEYEEKNFTEFVHNFVKVIQRDCKN